A genome region from Paralichthys olivaceus isolate ysfri-2021 chromosome 6, ASM2471397v2, whole genome shotgun sequence includes the following:
- the tuba5 gene encoding tubulin alpha 5 produces MRECISIHVGQAGVQTGNACWELFCLEHGISPDGVPLEGPAEPNSGEEQFNTFFNPGSFGRHVPRAVFVDLEPTVVDEVRVGKYRNLFHPEQLISGKEDAANNYARGHYTVGKEIIDDVMQRIRKMTDQCSGLQGFLVFHSFGGGTGSGFTSLLMERLSVDYGKKSKLEFAVYPAPQISTAVVEPYNAILTTHTTLEHSDCAFMVDNEAIYDICRRNMEIDSPGYINLNRLIGQIVSSITASLRFDGALNVDLMEFQTNLVPFPRIHFPLVTYSPIISAEKANHEQLSVSEITNACFEPTNQMVKCDPRRGKYMACCLLYRGDVVPKDVNTAIASVKTRRSVQFVNWCPTGFKVGINYQPPTAVPGGDLAKVQRAVCMLSNTTAIAEAWSRLDHKFDLMFAKRAFVHWYVGEGMEEGEFLEAREDLACLEKDYKELGEADLDSENDDMDQEY; encoded by the exons AGAGAGTGCATCTCCATCCACGTGGGCCAGGCAGGTGTTCAGACAGGAAACGCCTGCTGGGAGCTCTTCTGCCTGGAGCACGGCATCAGTCCTGATGGCGTCCCCCTGGAGGGTCCTGCAGAACCGAACTCCGGAGAAGAACAATTCAACACTTTCTTCAACCCTGGCAGTTTCGGGCGTCATGTTCCACGAGCCGTCTTTGTCGACCTGGAGCCCACAGTGGTTG ATGAAGTGCGAGTAGGAAAGTACAGAAATCTGTTCCACCCTGAGCAGCTGATCTCTGGAAAGGAAGACGCAGCCAACAACTACGCTCGTGGTCATTACACTGTCGGGAAAGAAATCATCGATGACGTCATGCAGCGCATTCGTAAAATG ACGGACCAGTGCTCCGGCCTGCAGGGGTTCCTCGTCTTCCACAGCTTCGGAGGCGGCACCGGCTCCGGCTTCACCTCGCTGCTGATGGAGCGTCTGTCTGTCGACTACGGCAAGAAATCAAAGTTGGAGTTTGCCGTCTACCCAGCTCCCCAGATTTCTACAGCTGTGGTGGAGCCCTACAATGCCATCCTGACCACCCACACCACCTTAGAGCACTCCGACTGCGCCTTCATGGTGGACAACGAGGCCATCTACGACATATGTCGCCGCAACATGGAGATCGACAGTCCTGGCTACATCAACCTCAACAGATTGATTGGTCAGATTGTTTCCTCCATCACCGCCTCTCTTCGTTTCGATGGCGCCCTTAATGTCGATCTCATGGAGTTCCAGACCAACCTGGTGCCATTTCCACGAATCCACTTCCCCCTGGTTACCTACTCGCCCATAATCTCTGCTGAGAAGGCGAACCACGAGCAGCTGAGCGTGTCCGAGATCACGAACGCCTGCTTCGAGCCGACCAATCAGATGGTCAAGTGTGATCCTCGTCGTGGAAAGTACATGGCCTGCTGCCTGCTGTACCGAGGCGATGTCGTCCCCAAGGATGTTAACACGGCCATCGCAAGTGTAAAAACCAGAAGATCCGTTCAGTTTGTCAATTGGTGCCCCACTGGTTTCAAG GTCGGCATTAACTACCAACCTCCGACTGCAGTTCCTGGTGGAGACCTGGCCAAAGTCCAGAGAGCCGTGTGCATGCTGAGCAACACCACTGCCATCGCGGAGGCCTGGTCTCGACTTGACCACAAGTTCGATCTCATGTTCGCCAAGCGTGCATTCGTCCACTGGTATGTGGGTGAGGgcatggaggagggggagtttTTAGAGGCCAGAGAGGACCTGGCCTGTCTGGAGAAGGATTACAAGGAGCTGGGTGAAGCGGACCTTGATTCTGAAAACGACGACATGGACCAAGAATACTGA